One window of the Phycisphaerae bacterium genome contains the following:
- a CDS encoding glycosidase, giving the protein MKLTRYKNNPILAPNPTNEWESLATTNPAAWHDIDSGEVKLIYRAAGDDDKHYVHLGLATSKNGYDFVRDDSEPFVSPVRDVDVGCIEDPRIMKMGSLYYITFAFRPFAPGKYWIAGNKRNYNPPVLDEGYPRFQRENLSGTGLLVSPDLKQFTYAGMLTNPAFDDRDVIIFPEKIKGKYVTLHRPMEWCGNGYGTDYPAMWLAFSDDLLDWKNIKLLAKGKYKWEQKIGGSTPPIKTEYGWLVLYHAVGEDKFYRVGAMLLDLENPLKILHRSPDWLLEPEGPYETQGLYNGVVFPCGNVVIDGKLFVYYGGADKYVCLATCELDELLDYLRSCSV; this is encoded by the coding sequence ATGAAACTGACAAGGTATAAAAACAATCCGATACTTGCGCCAAATCCGACTAACGAATGGGAAAGTCTGGCTACTACCAATCCGGCAGCCTGGCATGACATTGACAGCGGCGAAGTGAAACTGATTTATCGTGCTGCCGGCGATGATGATAAACATTATGTTCATCTCGGCCTTGCAACAAGCAAAAACGGTTATGATTTTGTTCGCGATGACAGCGAGCCATTTGTATCGCCTGTGCGGGATGTCGATGTCGGCTGTATTGAGGACCCTCGAATAATGAAGATGGGCAGCCTTTATTATATAACTTTTGCGTTTCGACCTTTCGCACCGGGGAAATACTGGATTGCCGGTAATAAGCGAAATTACAATCCGCCGGTGCTTGACGAAGGTTATCCGAGATTTCAGCGAGAGAATCTATCAGGCACGGGATTGCTCGTTTCGCCGGATTTAAAACAGTTTACCTATGCCGGTATGCTTACAAATCCTGCTTTCGATGACCGCGATGTAATAATTTTCCCGGAAAAAATCAAAGGCAAATATGTAACCCTTCATCGGCCGATGGAGTGGTGCGGAAACGGTTACGGTACCGATTATCCTGCGATGTGGCTGGCATTCTCAGATGATTTGCTCGACTGGAAAAATATCAAACTGCTGGCGAAAGGCAAATATAAATGGGAACAGAAAATCGGGGGCTCCACTCCGCCGATAAAAACCGAATATGGCTGGCTTGTTTTATACCACGCAGTCGGCGAAGATAAATTTTATCGCGTCGGGGCAATGCTGCTGGATTTGGAAAACCCGCTCAAAATTCTCCATCGCAGTCCTGACTGGCTGCTTGAGCCTGAAGGACCTTACGAAACACAAGGTCTTTATAATGGTGTGGTTTTCCCCTGCGGAAATGTCGTAATTGACGGCAAATTATTTGTGTATTATGGCGGCGCGGACAAATATGTCTGTCTGGCCACCTGTGAACTTGATGAATTACTTGATTATTTACGTTCTTGTTCCGTTTGA
- a CDS encoding sodium:solute symporter — protein sequence MKYLGITDYIIIATYFLSLIALGLYLSRRASTSLDDYFLAGRKLPWWILGVGGMGWSIDIAGTMLIVSLLYLLGPRSLFIEFRGGVPLGLVFTMIWTGKWHRRSGCMTGAEWMAFRFGNCFGANFARIAKVIALMVFTLGMLVYMIKGVGLFFSMFIPLSPFQCALIMIGVTTLYTVASGFYGVVFSDLLQCGLILIGMAFVTILAIVKIADNGGDLGGLAQTVTGCSQWLSSFPQRLAEMPKGYEAYESLFMFTIFLLLRNIIMGFGTGDDPHYFAAKNERECGKVACLWISLSTFRWPMMISYAILGIFIIQGMFPNQEVLHQAAILIKSQLGNVTSAQWADSLAKIMNNPAAYPPDFIARLTELLGQNWADKLHFLSFEGTVNAERIMPAVLIYAIPTGFTGLILVTLLAAEMSTFDVTINKAASFFTKDIYQRYLRPDAVNRELMWATYLFTVALVACGFAMAYTVRSINDIWGWITMGLVSGLSVPSLLKMYWWRFNGGGFAIGTMAGAISAVVQRFFWPDLPEQWQFVSLTLFTAVCSIVGTYLTKPTDRVVLENFYKTTRPFGFWKPLLHILPEDIRIKMQREHRNDLLAVPFVMTALVTLFLIPMQLIIRQYNAFYITLGLFVFSMIFVYIFWYKNLPSEEDIKITEEHLANQHKAA from the coding sequence GTGAAATATTTAGGAATAACGGATTATATTATTATCGCAACGTACTTTCTTTCTCTGATAGCGCTTGGGCTTTATCTGAGCAGAAGGGCCTCGACGAGTCTTGACGACTATTTCCTTGCCGGCAGAAAACTGCCCTGGTGGATACTTGGTGTCGGCGGTATGGGCTGGTCGATAGATATTGCAGGTACGATGCTTATCGTTTCGCTGCTCTATCTGCTTGGGCCCCGCAGTCTGTTTATCGAGTTTCGCGGCGGTGTTCCGTTAGGCCTGGTTTTTACTATGATATGGACGGGTAAATGGCACAGACGTTCCGGCTGTATGACAGGCGCCGAGTGGATGGCTTTCAGATTCGGCAATTGTTTCGGAGCAAATTTCGCACGCATTGCCAAAGTAATCGCCCTGATGGTCTTTACGCTCGGAATGCTCGTGTATATGATAAAAGGCGTCGGCCTGTTCTTTTCGATGTTTATTCCGCTTTCGCCGTTTCAGTGCGCTTTGATTATGATTGGAGTTACGACTCTTTACACGGTCGCTTCCGGTTTTTATGGTGTTGTGTTCAGCGATTTGCTTCAGTGCGGACTTATACTGATTGGTATGGCTTTTGTAACGATTCTGGCTATAGTCAAAATCGCCGATAACGGCGGTGATTTAGGCGGCCTTGCCCAGACTGTTACCGGCTGTTCACAGTGGCTGTCGTCTTTTCCTCAGCGGCTTGCAGAAATGCCAAAAGGCTATGAAGCGTATGAATCGCTGTTTATGTTCACTATTTTTCTGCTGCTTAGAAATATAATAATGGGTTTCGGTACTGGTGATGACCCGCATTATTTTGCCGCCAAAAACGAGCGTGAGTGCGGCAAAGTAGCCTGCCTGTGGATATCGCTAAGCACATTTCGCTGGCCGATGATGATTAGTTATGCAATTTTAGGAATATTTATTATCCAGGGAATGTTTCCCAATCAGGAAGTTCTCCATCAGGCCGCGATACTTATAAAAAGTCAGCTTGGAAATGTAACAAGTGCGCAATGGGCGGATTCATTGGCGAAAATAATGAATAATCCCGCGGCTTATCCGCCTGATTTTATCGCCAGACTGACGGAACTATTGGGGCAGAACTGGGCAGATAAGCTGCACTTTTTAAGCTTCGAAGGAACGGTAAATGCCGAGAGGATAATGCCTGCGGTTTTGATTTACGCTATTCCGACCGGTTTTACAGGGCTTATTCTTGTAACGCTGCTTGCCGCTGAAATGTCAACCTTCGATGTAACGATAAACAAAGCGGCATCGTTTTTTACAAAAGATATATATCAAAGATATTTGCGTCCCGATGCTGTCAACAGGGAACTGATGTGGGCGACATATCTTTTTACGGTTGCTTTAGTAGCCTGCGGTTTTGCGATGGCTTATACCGTAAGGAGCATCAACGATATATGGGGATGGATTACGATGGGCCTGGTTTCAGGCCTTTCGGTGCCTTCTCTGCTGAAAATGTACTGGTGGCGTTTCAACGGCGGCGGCTTTGCCATCGGAACTATGGCCGGTGCCATAAGCGCCGTAGTTCAGAGATTTTTCTGGCCGGATTTGCCGGAGCAGTGGCAGTTTGTAAGTCTGACATTATTTACGGCAGTATGTTCGATTGTCGGAACATATCTTACCAAGCCGACCGATAGAGTCGTACTCGAGAATTTTTACAAAACTACAAGGCCGTTCGGATTCTGGAAACCACTTTTGCATATCCTGCCGGAGGATATAAGAATCAAGATGCAAAGGGAACATCGCAACGATTTGCTTGCAGTGCCGTTTGTAATGACCGCTCTTGTTACGCTGTTTTTAATTCCTATGCAGTTGATTATCAGGCAATATAATGCGTTTTATATCACTCTTGGACTTTTTGTTTTTAGTATGATTTTCGTTTACATTTTCTGGTACAAAAATCTCCCGTCCGAGGAAGATATAAAAATTACAGAAGAACATTTGGCAAATCAGCACAAGGCGGCTTAG
- a CDS encoding glycoside hydrolase family 130 protein, with protein MTDGLANTINGILKKKKEAVIKTIPWEERPVGCSDIVWRSQHNPIIPRNLLPTSNSIFNSAVVRFGQGFAGVFRCDDKARNMQIHAGTSDDGIKWHIEPERIKFKCDDKNLGNWEFGYDPRVCWIEDRYYVTWCNGYHGPTIGIAYTKDFVDFYQLENAFLPFNRNGVLFPRKINGEYAMLSRPSDNGHTPFGDIFYSQSPNMIHWGRHRFVMGTTAGWQDTKIGAGPIPIETPQGWLLFYHGVLTSCNGFVYSMGAALLDLDQPWKVIYRTSSYLLSPQENYECVGDVPNVVFPCASLYDKPTGRIAIYYGGADTVTCLAFCKLDEVLEHIKADNCIK; from the coding sequence ATGACTGATGGGCTTGCAAATACTATTAACGGCATTTTAAAGAAAAAGAAAGAAGCTGTGATAAAAACAATACCATGGGAGGAACGTCCTGTCGGCTGTTCTGATATCGTATGGCGTTCACAGCATAATCCTATAATTCCTCGTAATTTGCTGCCTACATCGAACAGCATATTCAATAGCGCTGTTGTGCGTTTCGGCCAGGGATTTGCAGGCGTATTCCGCTGCGATGATAAAGCCAGAAATATGCAGATTCACGCCGGCACAAGCGATGACGGAATCAAATGGCATATTGAACCGGAAAGAATCAAATTTAAATGTGACGATAAAAATCTTGGGAATTGGGAATTCGGCTATGACCCACGGGTTTGCTGGATTGAGGACCGCTACTACGTTACATGGTGCAACGGCTATCATGGTCCTACGATAGGTATTGCGTATACTAAAGATTTCGTTGATTTTTATCAGTTGGAAAATGCGTTCCTGCCTTTTAACCGCAACGGTGTATTATTCCCGCGTAAAATAAACGGTGAATACGCGATGCTTTCTCGTCCCAGCGACAACGGCCATACTCCTTTCGGCGATATTTTTTACAGCCAAAGCCCAAATATGATTCATTGGGGCAGACATCGTTTCGTAATGGGCACGACCGCAGGCTGGCAGGACACGAAAATAGGTGCAGGCCCTATACCGATTGAAACTCCGCAGGGCTGGCTTCTGTTCTACCATGGTGTTCTGACGAGTTGCAATGGCTTCGTTTACAGTATGGGTGCGGCTCTGCTTGATTTGGACCAGCCGTGGAAGGTTATTTACAGAACCTCGTCGTATCTGCTTTCGCCGCAGGAAAATTATGAATGTGTAGGCGATGTGCCGAATGTCGTTTTTCCATGCGCCTCTCTGTATGATAAACCAACCGGCCGTATAGCAATTTATTACGGCGGGGCTGACACGGTAACTTGTCTGGCCTTTTGCAAACTCGATGAAGTACTGGAGCATATTAAAGCAGATAATTGTATTAAATAA